From Candidatus Alcyoniella australis:
CGGTTCGGCGTTCTGCGCGGGGCTCATCGCTCCCTCCGCCGGATCGAGCGGCGTTTGCGCAGCATCCGCGGCAGCAGTCCCAACCCGCTGATCAGGAACCGCAAGTAGCCCGGGTCGTCCACTGCCCGCGACAGCGTGCGCAGCGTCTCCCAGATCAACTGCCGGGGCAGCACGGTTATCAGCTCGATCCATGTATATCTCTCGTTCTTTAAAAACAGCCACAGGCGATTCAGATCGGCCCTGCGGCGGATCTGCGTGCCGTGAGCGCGCGGGCCGCTGCGCGGATGCTCGCCCCGCGCCCGGGGTTCGTACAGACAACGCCAGCCCGCATTGCGTGCGCGCCAGGCGAGGTCCACGTCCTCGTAGTAGGCGAAGAAATCCTCGTCGAACACCTCGCCGTCCGGCGCCAGCTCGTCCAGGGCCGCCCGGCGGTAGATAGCGGCCGCGGCCGATGGACCCAGCGGCTCGTCGCGCAACCGGGGCGTGTCGTATTGGCCGCGGTCGGGCTCGCCCTCACCGCGATCGGTCGGCTGCAACCGTGCGCGGCCCAGCACGATCCCCGTGCTGTCCAGCGGACCCTCGGGCCCCTTGAGCAGCTTGCCGTAGGCGCTTGCCGCCTGCGGGTCGGTCTGCAAAGCGTCGACCAGCAGAGCGACGAAATCCGGCTCGAGCCTGGCGTCGGGATTGATAAAGAGCACGTACTCGCCGTTGCAGCGGGCCACTCCGGCATTATTGGCAACGCTGAACCCCAGATTGCGCGGCAGTCCCAACACCTGGGCCCCGGCCTCGCGCGCGATCTGAACGCTGCGATCAAAGCTGGCGTTGTCGACCACCAGCAGCTCCAGCGCTGGCCAAGTCTGGTCCCGCAACGACTCCAGGCACTGCCCGAGGTCGCGTTCGCTGTTGTGGCTGACCACAATCGCGCTTACCAACGGCGGCAAATCTCCCTCCCGCGACTATGCAAAACGTACACCCCCATGCGGGCAGGAAGCTATGTTGTAAGGGCCCGATTGTATTGTGTCAATATCCGCACGGCCGGCGATAAGCCGGATCGAGGCGCGTAAGCAACCCCTGTTGCGGTTGCACGATCCGTTGCTTGAGGACAATCGGACCTGGATTATCCATGATGATTAGAACAGATTGAACTTGGCGGTCATCAGTGCGCTCAGCGGAAGGTAGTCCAGCTCGATCTCGGCGCTGTCCGTGTCGTTGAGATCCACGTCGAACTGCATGTCCATCGCGTAGTTGAAACGCAGCTCCAGGCCGAAGCAGACCCAATCGGCGCCGTACATATCGACGCCCGCGGCCAGCGTGACCTGGGGCGCGTAGACCTGCTGGGCCTCGCCATCGAACTCGGCGTGGACATAGGCCAGGCCCGGGCCCAGCGCGGCGTAGGGCGTGAAGCGACCTTCGTAGAAATAGAGCCAGGCCAGCAGCTGAGCCTGCCAGAGGCTGAAAAACATTTTGGTGTCGTAGCTCCCCGGGGCGCCGTCGAGTTCCAAATCGCCGCGCAGTTCGCCGCGAAATCCGCTGTAGTCGGCCTCGAGCCCCACGGCGTAGCGGATCAGTCCCGGCCTTGGGGAGTAGGCGCAGCTCAGCCCGTAGAACACGCTGGGGTCCAGATAGCTGTCGTCGTCAACGTCCATCTGCTGCACGCCTTGTTCGGCGCGCTGGACATCGACGTTCCAATTACAGAGCGGTAAAAACGAGTACCCGCCTTGCACGCCCAGCTGCCAGCGCGAGCCCTCGGCGGCCAGGGCTGCCGTCGAACACAGCAGGATTATAGCCAATCCGATCGTAATGCTGTTTCTCATTCGCTCCACCGATTGCCCGAATTAATCATGACAAACCTTCATGAACAATCCAGGCCTTGATTATCCCTGGTCTAACTGTACTTATAGCAGTCAGCCCAACCAGCGGGCAAGCCATGTCAAGGTCAGTGTTTAGGGCCCGCTTGACAAGCTGACGAGCCGTAGACTAAAGTTGTATATTCGCGCGGTCACGGTGAGATGCACTGTTGTATAACACATTGTAACTTCTCGATTTTCGAGAGAAATTTTGTTTGCGCGCAGCGCGAGTGTACACGTTCGCCCAAAAGCGTCCTGGCGCGCGCCGCCACTTTGGCGCTACTGCTGCTGCTGATCCTCTGCTGCTGCCCGGCCGTTGCGCAGGCGCCCACGCCCTCGCCTACCAAGGGTGTGCTGCTGTTTCGCTATACCAACGCCGACGGCAAGTACCTCTACACCGACAACTACAACGCGATCCCGCGCGAGCTGCGCGATACCGCGGTCCGCGGCACTTTCCTGCCCGATGACAGCGGCCAACCCCCCGAGGACGCGCCGCCGGGCGCGGAGCTGACCGGCCGCATCGACCACTTCGACAACACCTACCGCATCGAGAGCGACTATTTGTACATCCAGGGCAAGGTGCGCAACGGCACCAACGCCACGGTCTCCTCGGTCAAGGTGCGCGTAACGTTCTTCAATTCAGCGGGCGGCACGGTGCGCACCGAGTCGACGCTGATCAATCCGCTCGAGCTCTCGCCCGGCGCGGTGGGAAGCTATCAGTTGATCTTCAAGATGCAGCCGGACATCGCGACATTTAAAACCGAGATAAACTGGAAGAGATGACCATGCGCGCCACAAAACTCGTCACCCTGTTGTCCGACTTCGGCCCCTGCGATCCCTACGCCGGCGCAATGAAAGGCGCGGTGCTCGCCGTGGATCCCTCGTTGCAGCTGGTGGATATCACGCACCAGATCGAGCCGCAGAACGTTCTGGCCGGCGCGCTGTCGTTACGGGCCTACGCCTTCGTCTTTCCCGCGGGCACCGTGCACCTAGCGGTGGTCGACCCCGAGGTCGGCGCGGAACGCAGGCCGATGGTGGCGCAGGCCAACGGCCGGATGTTCGTCGGCCCGGACAACGGGCTGTTTACCTTCGTACTCGGGCCCCAGGCCGAGGCGTTCGAGATCGCCGATCCCGGAGTGTTCCGCCAGCCGGTCTCGCCGGTGTTCCACGGCCGCGACATCTTCGGCCCGGCGGCCGGGCACCTGGCCTGCGGCCGCTCGCCCGCGACCTTCGGCCCGCGCATCGACCAACCGGTGCGGTTGATGATCCCGCGGCCGCACTCGATCGACGGCGGAGTCGAGGGCGAGGTGATGCACATCGATTGCTTCGGCAACCTGACCACCAACGTGCCCTCGCAGTTGCTGAGCAAGTTCGGGCCGCCCCAGCGGCTGTCGGTGGAGATCGGCGGGCAGCTGATCCTCGGGATGTGCAGCAACTATTCCGAGGCTCAACACGGCGGACTGCTGATGCTCGTGGGCTCGGCCGGATTCGTCGAGATCGCCGTCAACCAGGGCTCGGCGGCCAAACTAATGAACGTCGAGGTCGGCCACAGCCTACGCATTATCGGTAGCCAGACCAACGACTGATGCGTTCGCCGCAAATCAGCCTTGCGCGCGTCGCAGCCCTGGCGTTTATCCCGCTGCTGATCGTCTGCTGCGCCCCGGTGCAGACCGGCTACTACCGTTTTAACCAGGACCCCTACTCCGAGCTGTTCATCGATCTGCTCAACGACGTATGCGACGAGCCGATGGTCGGCGGCAACTACGTCGAACTGCTGGTCAACGGAGTCGAGATTTTGCCGGGCATGCTCGAGGCCATCGAAAATGCCGAGCACAGCGTGAATCTCGAGAGCTACATCATTTACGACGACGAGGTCGGTCACCAGTTCGCCGAGGCGCTGATCCGCAAAGCCGAGCAGGGCGTGGCCGTGCGGCTGATGTTCGACTACTTCGGCGGCAAGCTCAGCGATCCGTGGATCGAGGCGCTCAAACGCGCGGGGGTCGAGGTGGTCAACTTCAATCCCTTCCATTGGTACGCAATGCTCAAGGGCGACTTCCGCACCCATCGCAAGCTGATGGTGATCGACGGCCGCATCGGCTTTGCCGGCGGAGTCTGCTTGGCCAACGAATGGCGCGGAGATGCCGACGCTCCGGACCACTGGCGCGATACCCACGTGCGCGTCGAGGGGCCGGTGGTGCATCAGATGCAGGATCTGTTCTGGCGCAACTGGACGCGCGCGGGCAAGCTCTCCGACTACTCCGAAGATTACTACCCCTACATCCCGCCCAAAGGCGACATGCTCTGCGGAGTGGTCGGACGTTTCGAGCAGGGGCGCGGCAGCCGCATCCGCGAGATGTTCCTGCTGCCGCTGGCCGCCAGCCAGGAGAACTACTGGGCGTCGATTGCCTACTTCACCCCGGACTACGACGTGATCAGCGCGTTCTCCGACGCCGTGGATCGCGGCGTGGACATCCGCTTTATCGTGCCCGGCGAGGCCAACGACCTGCCGATGGTGCGGCGGCTGTCGATGAAGTACTACGGCCGAATGCTCAAAGAGGGCGTGCGGATTTTCGAGTACCAGGGGACCAACATGCACGCCAAGACCGTGACCTGCGACGGCGTGTGGTCCACGGTCGGCTCGTCGAACATGAACAACCGCGCATTCGTGCACAATGCCGAGAACAACCTGGTGATTTACGACGAGGAGTTCGCCCTGCAAATGGAGCAGCTCTATCGCCTGGACCTGGCGCGCAGCCGCGAGATCTCGTTGGCCGAGTGGAAAACCCGACCGTTGCGCAAGCGCTTCTACGAACAGATCTGGGGCATCCTCGAGGGCTGGATGTAGGCAGCTTAGAGCTGCACCAAAACTCGCAAGCGGACCTGC
This genomic window contains:
- a CDS encoding glycosyltransferase family 2 protein, whose translation is MVSAIVVSHNSERDLGQCLESLRDQTWPALELLVVDNASFDRSVQIAREAGAQVLGLPRNLGFSVANNAGVARCNGEYVLFINPDARLEPDFVALLVDALQTDPQAASAYGKLLKGPEGPLDSTGIVLGRARLQPTDRGEGEPDRGQYDTPRLRDEPLGPSAAAAIYRRAALDELAPDGEVFDEDFFAYYEDVDLAWRARNAGWRCLYEPRARGEHPRSGPRAHGTQIRRRADLNRLWLFLKNERYTWIELITVLPRQLIWETLRTLSRAVDDPGYLRFLISGLGLLPRMLRKRRSIRRRER
- a CDS encoding outer membrane beta-barrel protein; translated protein: MRNSITIGLAIILLCSTAALAAEGSRWQLGVQGGYSFLPLCNWNVDVQRAEQGVQQMDVDDDSYLDPSVFYGLSCAYSPRPGLIRYAVGLEADYSGFRGELRGDLELDGAPGSYDTKMFFSLWQAQLLAWLYFYEGRFTPYAALGPGLAYVHAEFDGEAQQVYAPQVTLAAGVDMYGADWVCFGLELRFNYAMDMQFDVDLNDTDSAEIELDYLPLSALMTAKFNLF
- a CDS encoding FxLYD domain-containing protein — encoded protein: MALLLLLILCCCPAVAQAPTPSPTKGVLLFRYTNADGKYLYTDNYNAIPRELRDTAVRGTFLPDDSGQPPEDAPPGAELTGRIDHFDNTYRIESDYLYIQGKVRNGTNATVSSVKVRVTFFNSAGGTVRTESTLINPLELSPGAVGSYQLIFKMQPDIATFKTEINWKR
- a CDS encoding SAM-dependent chlorinase/fluorinase → MRATKLVTLLSDFGPCDPYAGAMKGAVLAVDPSLQLVDITHQIEPQNVLAGALSLRAYAFVFPAGTVHLAVVDPEVGAERRPMVAQANGRMFVGPDNGLFTFVLGPQAEAFEIADPGVFRQPVSPVFHGRDIFGPAAGHLACGRSPATFGPRIDQPVRLMIPRPHSIDGGVEGEVMHIDCFGNLTTNVPSQLLSKFGPPQRLSVEIGGQLILGMCSNYSEAQHGGLLMLVGSAGFVEIAVNQGSAAKLMNVEVGHSLRIIGSQTND
- a CDS encoding phospholipase D-like domain-containing protein, translating into MRSPQISLARVAALAFIPLLIVCCAPVQTGYYRFNQDPYSELFIDLLNDVCDEPMVGGNYVELLVNGVEILPGMLEAIENAEHSVNLESYIIYDDEVGHQFAEALIRKAEQGVAVRLMFDYFGGKLSDPWIEALKRAGVEVVNFNPFHWYAMLKGDFRTHRKLMVIDGRIGFAGGVCLANEWRGDADAPDHWRDTHVRVEGPVVHQMQDLFWRNWTRAGKLSDYSEDYYPYIPPKGDMLCGVVGRFEQGRGSRIREMFLLPLAASQENYWASIAYFTPDYDVISAFSDAVDRGVDIRFIVPGEANDLPMVRRLSMKYYGRMLKEGVRIFEYQGTNMHAKTVTCDGVWSTVGSSNMNNRAFVHNAENNLVIYDEEFALQMEQLYRLDLARSREISLAEWKTRPLRKRFYEQIWGILEGWM